The sequence TGATTGCTCTCTTTACTCACCATGACAAATTGAATATCAGTCGAGGTGCTTACCTTAATATTGACAGTGCGCTGATTGAGCGAATCATTACACCATTTTGGATAAGCTGGATTGTCGGATAAAATGCAAACGAGCTCATCGTTAGAGAGTTCCCACTGTAATTCCAGCGTGATCTCACAAGTTTGCTCATCATTGCTGGTAATACAAATTTC is a genomic window of Shewanella putrefaciens containing:
- a CDS encoding DUF3019 domain-containing protein, whose protein sequence is MTPPQINLLCVLTLCLGLIGSNNAQAKSDKHNNLKVTPEICITSNDEQTCEITLELQWELSNDELVCILSDNPAYPKWCNDSLNQRTVNIKVSTSTDIQFVMVSKESNQTLAGAKLKITSASQPQVRRRYRNPWSLF